DNA sequence from the Fuscovulum ytuae genome:
GAACCGGCGGGGGGGTGGGGTTGTGGTCCCTGCAAGCAGCGCCGGGGTGGGTAGCCCCGACGAGACTCAGTCTTAAGGGCACGGGGTTAAGAAAAGGTTAGCGGCAAGATGCTGCGCGTCAGAGCCCTTCGAAGGCGCACAGGGCATGCACATCCATCCCCATCCCTTCCAGCCGTTTCCGGCCACCCAGATCGGGCAGGTCCACCACGAAGGCGCAGCCGATGACCTCGGCCCCCAGCCGTTCGATCAGCTTGATCCCTGCCTCGGCCGTGCCGCCCGTGGCCAGAAGGTCATCGACCAGAAGCACCTTCTCGCCCGGCTGGATGGCGTCGTCATGCACCTCGACCGTCGCCTCGCCATATTCGAGCGTGTAGCTTTCCGAAATCACCGCCCCTGGCAGCTTGCCCTTCTTGCGGATCGGGATGAAGCCGGTGGAGAGTTGATGCGCCACCGCGCCGCCAAGGATGAACCCCCGCGCCTCAAGCCCTGCGACCTTGTCGATGGGTTGGCCCGCATAGGGGGAAAGGAGCTGGTCCACGCACATCCGGAACCCGCGCGGATCGGCGAAGAGGGTGGTCACGTCGCGAAACAGGATGCCCTCATGCGGGAAGTCGACGATGGTGCGGATGTAATCCTTGACGGTCTTGGCCATGGCGTCCCCTTTGGTCGTGTTCCCCTTGATGTAGCGGGCCGTTTCAGGGGCGTCGAGAGGGGCTGGGCCGACCGGGGGGGGCAGCGTCGGACCTTGCGGTCCGTCTGCCCCCCGCCTGCCGGGGCATGACGGCCTGACGGCGGCGCGGGTGGCGAGGTTTTTTTGAGTATTTGGGCCAAGATGAAGCGCCAAGCGGAGGGTCTTTTCTAGGGTCAGTCCAGCCGGGGGGCCTGCACATGCATCCAGTCGCGGTTGCGCGCGCGGCCAAGCGAGGTCCAGCCTTCGGATTCCCAGATTTCCCAGAAGGGTAGGTAGTCGGGCCGGGCGAGGCGGGCGCGATCGGCCCCCCAATGCAGGCGGTTTTCGGTATCGTCGAAATCATAGGCAAGGCCCCAGGCATGCATGGACCAGCGGCTTTCGCTGCCGCGCATCCGGCGGGGGGCGTAGTCGCCTGAAAAGATATCAAGCCGCAGGTCGCGCAGCCTTTCGGCCCCGTAATGCAGATGGATGCGGTGCAGGATGCGGGTGACAGAGGCGGCGGTTGCCTCATGCGCCCAGAGGAAGGCGCGCGTCTCGGCCAGGTTCCAGGCGATGCGGAAGGGCCAGGGGGAGGGGACCTTGACCATCGGCGGGGTAAAGCCGCCCGGCTGCCCATGCGGGCCGAAGGTGGCGGTCACCTCCCGCTCGGTCGGCCAGAGGGCCGGGGGGGCGGGACGCAGGTCGCGCCAATCGGGGCGCTGCCCCGTCTGGTGCAGGATGAGAAGTGCGGTCACGGCATAATCCGTCTGCGGGCCCCAGAGCCCGTCGATCGGCCCGGGATCCATGCCATCCCTGCGCGCCAGCGCCTGAAGACAGGCAATCGCGCGGCGACGGGGGGGCCAGACCTGCCAGCCCTTGGGCAAGGGGGGCAGGCTGGCAAGCGCGGTGCGGATGGCGGCATCGCTGCGGGGACCGCGCGTGCCGTCGGCGGGGCCGGGATCATGGCCCAGCGCGGCAAGGCGGCGTTGCAGGAAACGGATATGAGAGGCGCGCATGGGGCTTGGCCTTTGTCATGAGGACGGGCCGCCATTGCGCGCCGGCAGGGTTTACCGGGGCTTAAGCGTGCGCACTCAGCCCGCCGCTGCCCCGCCCAGCACCCGCCCCGCCACGGCATCAAGACGCGCCAGAAGGTCTGGGTCGCGCTTGTCGGGCGCGGTCATCAGCGCCATGTCCAGCGCGCGGTCGCAGCCATGCGGGCAGGGCGCGCGGTCAGCGCCAAGGCGCGCGGGCAGGCCTGCCACAAGGGCGCGGGCATTCCCGGCATTGGCCGTCAGCGTGGCGATGACGGCGGCCACATCCACCGCATCATGGCCCGGATGCCAGCAGTCGTAATCCGTGACCATCGCGACCGAGGCATAGCAAAGCTCCGCCTCGCGGGCGAGTTTCGCCTCGGGCATCCCCGTCATGCCGATGACATCGGCACCCCAAGAACGATAAAGCCGCGATTCGGCGAGGGTGGAGAATTGCGGCCCCTCCATCGCGATATAGGTGGCCCCCTCATGCACCGTGACGCCCGCCCCACGCGCGGCATCGGCGCAGGCGGCGGACAGGCGGGGGCAGGTGGGATGGGCAAAGCCCACATGGGCCACGCAGCCCGCGCCGAAAAAGGATTTGGGCCGCGCGAAGGTGCGGTCGATATATTGATCCACCACGACGAAATCGCCGGGGCGGAAATCTTCGCGCAAGCTGCCCACGGCAGAGACGGCCACCACATCCGTGCAGCCCAGCCGTTTGAGCGCGTCGATATTGGCGCGGAACGGCACGTCAGAGGGCGCATGGACATGGCCGCGCCCATGGCGGGGCAGAAAGGCCATCGGCACGCCGTCCAGACGGCCCAGCAGCACCTCATCCGAAGGCTTGCCCCACGGGGTTTTCACCTTCACCCAGCTTGCGCCTTCCAGCCCGTCGATCTGATAGACCCCGGACCCGCCGATCACGCCGATCATCGTCTTCATCTGTCGCCCCCTTGATGCCGCAGGCAGCTTAGGCGGGGCAAGGCGGGGCGGGAAGGGGGATGCGTGCGCGGGCGTTCCGTGCTTGGGTGCGACAAAAGGGGGGCGGGGCATGGATGCGGTCGAACTGGCGGCGGGGGTGAGGGCGGCCTTCTTGGCAGCGGGGGCGGAGGAGGCGCTGGCGGGCTGGCCCGCGCTGCACATGACGCGCGCGGTGGGGCCTTCGGTCTTGCCCGTCTGCGCGGTTCTGGATGCGGCGGTGGCGGGGGCGCCCGATGCCTTTGCGCCCTTGGTTGCAGGCTTGCGCGACGGGGCTGCGGGGCTGCGCTGGGGGCAGACCTACGGGGTGGCGGATTTCGGGGCGGATTTTCTGCAGGGCTATGGCTGGACCGAGTTGATCGGTCTGCGCGGCCCGATCGCCAGTAAGACGGTGGCGGTGGGGTTCCTTGTTCTTGGGCCGGGGGTGGCCTATCCGCCCCATGCGCATGAGGCGACCGAGGTCTATCTGCCAGTATCGGGGGTGGCGGAATGGCAGCGGGGGGATGGTCCTTACGCGCCCGTCTTGCCGGGTGAGGCGATCCGGCATCCGTCATGGATGCCGCATGCGATGCGGACGGGGGCGAAGCCTCTGGTCGCGGCCTATGTCTGGCGGGGGGGCGATCTGGCGGCGAAGTCGCGGATCGTCGGTATGGGGTAGGATGGGCAATATTGCCCATCCCCTGCGTCACGTCTCGCCCGGTCGGTGCAGTTCGAACACCTCTGACACCACCGCGTAATCCCGATACCCCATGCGCGCCAAAGGCTGGAACCGCGTCACGTCGAACCGCCCTGCAACAAGGCAATCGTCGCGCAGGTGGATTCCCACCACTTCACCGATCACCAGAAAATTGTCGCGCCCGCGCAAGGGGATGATCTCCACCACCGTGCATTCCAGCGTGGCGGGGGCATCTGCGACGCGGGGGGCGTCGATCACCGCGCATTCGGCCTTTTCCACCCCGGCTTGGGCGAATTCATCCACCTCGGCCGGCAAGCTGGCCGAGGTTTCGGACATCGGATGCAGCATCGCGGCGGCCACGATATTGACCGAAAACACGCCCGTCGCGCGGATATTCGTCAGGCTGTCCTTCACCCCGGTGGAGGCAAAGGTCACCTGCGGCGGGCTATAGGCGGCGGCGTTGAAGAAGGAATAGGGGGCAAGGTTGTCGCCCTGCGGCCCGCGCGTCGCGATCCAGCCGATGGGGCGGGGCGTGACGATGGCGTTAAAGGGATTATGCGGCAGGCCGTGGCCATCGGCGGGGCGGTAGAACATGGTTGGGCGGCTTCCTTCGGGGGCAGGATTGCTGCGATTTGAACCTGTCGTATTCACATGTTACGGGCGGTTCCAGAGGAATCGAAAGGCCGCCCGCTTGTACCGTCTGGACGAGGAAACCGAAGAGGATTGGTGGGAGGTGGAGGCGCTTTACGACCTCTGCTTTGCGCCGGGGCGCACGGCGCTGTCGTCCTATCGGTTGCGGGATGGGGTGCCGACGGTGGCCGCGCTCTGCCTGACCTTGCGGGATGGCGACGGCACGCTGGCCGCCGCGATCCGCTATTGGCCGGTGCGGGTAGGGGGGCGCGATGCGCTGCTTCTTGGCCCCGTGGCCGTCCACCCGACTCGGCAGGGCGAGGGGCTGGGGGGCCTTCTGATCAATGAAAGCCTTGCCGAGGCCCGCCGTCTGGGGTGGGAGCGGGTGATGCTGGTGGGCGACGCGCCCTATTATTCGCGCTTCGGGTTCCACAAACTCTCGGGTGTTGAGATGCCGCCCCCCACCAACCCCGACCGGGTGCTGGGCCTTGCCCTGAAGGCGGGGGCTTGGGATGGCGTTACGGGCATAGTGACGAAAGCGACCTGAACGCGCCCCTTGCGGGCCGCGCGTGATGCGCCCACATTCGACCTATGGAAACCCTGCCCGCCATTGCCGCCCCCGACCGTAGCGCCGAGATCGCGGCGCTGGCCCGCCGCTATCGCCGTGCCAATGGGCCGGTGATGGCGCTGGTCAATCGCGTGGGCGGGCGGCTGGAAGATCGCATGGGCAGCTTGCCCGATGGGGTGAAGGCGCAGATCGGGGCGGTGACGGAACGCGCGCTTCTGGCTGCGCATGGGCTGGCCGCGCAGGGCGACCGTGCGCCCGATCTGGGGCGGCAGGGGCCTTTGGCTGCGGCGATGGTCACGGGGGCCTTGGGCGGGGCGGGGGGGATTGCCACATCCGTTGCCGAACTGCCCGTTACGATCACGGTGATCCTGCACGCCATCCGCCGCGCGGCACGCGAGGCAGGCTATGACCCTGACGATCCCGCGATCCGGGCGGAATGCCTGCGCGTCTTTTCGGCGGGCAGTCCCTTGGCGCAGGATGACGGGGTGAACACGTCCTTCCTGTCGGCGCGGTTGACGGTGACAGGTCCGGCGCTGGGGCAGGTGATCGCCACTGTCGCCCCGCGCCTTGCCACGGCCATGGGGCAGAAACTGGCCACACAGGCGGTGCCCGTGCTGGGGGCCGTGGCGGGGGCCGCATTGAATGCGGCGTTCCTGCGCTATTACCGCGAGATGGCAGAAATCCGTTTCGCCCTGCTGCGTCTGGCCGAACAGCATGGGGCAGAGCCGATCCTTGCGGCCTTTTCAAAGGCCGTCACCCCGCCACGGATCACCAAGCTATAGGGGGTCAGAGGTCGATGCCCGGCGCCTCTGGGGCCGGAGGGGCGACGGGCGGCGCATCGGGTTTGCGGCGGATGATGATATCGCCGTTTTCCAGCATTTCGGGCATCTGGTAATAGGTCATGCTGTCAATCATGCCCATCAATTCGTCCATTGCGGGCTTCATCTCGCCAAGGGCCTGACCCATGCCCTCCAACGCCGGTTCCATTTCCTGACGGAACCCTTCGAAGAACAGCGACAGCCCGCGTTCCATCAGGCTGGGGCCATCTTCGGGTTCAGCCGGGCTGGCCTCCTGCGCGGCAAGCGGCATGGGGGACAGAAGGGCTGCGGAAAGAAGGGCGGCGCGGATCATCATGTCCTTTAGATGGTGTCAGATGGCCGGGCCGCAAGGTCCAGCGTGACGGGGAAATGGTCCGACGCGGTCAAGAGCGCCGCACTTAACCCCGGATCGGCGGCAATCGCCGCATCATCCTGCGGATGCCAGATGCGCCAGCGCGGGCGGCCCGCGCAAAGATCGGGCGAGACCATGATGAAATCCAAAAGCGCCTCAAGCCAGCGGCCTTCGGGCGCAATGAAGAAGCGCGCGGTCGATGGGGCCACCCCCACCCTCTGGGTGATGGCCATCACGGCATGGGGGTCTTGCAGCCGGGTGTCGCGCGGGCCGTCAAGGCCCATCACCACCTCGACCCCCGAACGGCCAAAGAGGCGTTCATATTCGTCCAGACCGGGGCCATCGTTCAGATCGCCCAGCACGATCAGCGGATCGCCCTTTGCCAGATGCGCCGCCACGCGCTGGCGCAGCCAGAGGCATTGCGCCAATTGCTTGCGGCGGTTGTCGATGGCGATGCGGATGGATTCGGCCCCGTTGCGGGCACCATGCGGGGCCTTGGATTTGGCATGCACCCCGATCAGGCGCAGCGCCGCCCCGTCGCAGGTGACCGACAGCTCAAGGGGCGGCTTGGAAAAGCGGATCACCTCGCTGATCCCATCGGCATCCAGATCATAGCGGAAGGCCGTGTCGAACCGCGGCGCGTCATGCCCGCCCTGCCGGGACGCGGGGTCGCCTTGCGGATCGTGCTGCACCGTCAGGCGGTCGGGGTCGTAGAGAAAGGCAATCTCTTGCTCCGTTTCGGACGGATAGCCGATGATCGCCTTCCGCGCCCGGATGCCCGCCTGTTCGGCGAAACGGTCCAGCGCGCGGGTGGTGGAGCGTTTGGAGCCGGTATCGGGTGCCTCGATCACCATGATCCCATCGGCATCCAGCGCCCGGAACACCACTGCCAGCGCCTCCAGCTGCGCCTTGCGCGTGATCCCATAGCGTCCCGAAGGGCCATCATCCGCCATCGGATGCCCATGGTCATCAAAAAGCGCGTTGAACCATTCCACGTTAAAGGTGGCCAGCCGCAGCCAAGGCCGCCCCGCCCCGGCCATGTCACGCGGCCTGTTTGGCGGAAATCTCTTCCCAAGCCGCGTTCAGCGCGATCAGGCGGCGTTCGGCCAGCTTGATCGCCTCTTCCGGCACGCCGCGCGCCAGCATCCGGTCGGGGTGGTTTTCCTTCACCGCACGTTTCCATGCCGCCCGCGCCTCGTCCAGCGAAGTGCCGGGGGGAATGCCCAGAACGGCATAGGGATCGCGCGGCGCGCCTTCCACGAAACTGGCGCGCAGCGACCGGAAACAGGCGTCCGACAGGCCGAAGATCGTGGCCACCTCGCGCAGAAATTCATCCTCGCGCGGGTGATAGGTGCCATCCGCGACGGCAATCAGAAAGAGCCCCTCCATCAGGTCTTCCAGCACGTCGCGGTGATCGGCGCCGAACATGCGCGCGATCTTCTTGGCATAGGCGTCAAACCCCGCCACATCCTGCCGGGCCAGATTATAGACGCGGGCGGCATTCGCCTCTTCGGCCTCGTCCAGCGTGAAGACGCGGCGGAAGGCCGTCACCTCATCCTTCGTGACCTGCCCATCGGCCTTTGCGATCTTGGCCCCCAAGGCGATGACGGCGATGGTGAAGCCCACGGAAAGTTCGGGCTGCGTGTCGACATTTCCCTGAAGCTTGTCGAAGACAACCGAAAGCGGCTCGCCTTGCGCGAGGGCGGACAGCGCTTCGGCGATGCGGGACCAGATCGACATAATCGGATGATAGTGCGGTTTGATGGGGAAGTCAGGCTAGGAACTTCTGCATCAGCACCAAATCCATCGTCCGCCCGAATTTGAACCCCACCCGTTGCAGGATCGCCACCTCGGCAAAGCCTAAGGCCGCGTGAAAGGCCCGTCCGGCGGGGTTTTCGGCGCTGACCCCCGCGAAAAGGGACATCGCGCCGCCCGCGCGGGCATGATCTTCCAGCGCGGTCATCAGGGCGCGGCCAAGGCCCCGGCCCTGCGCGGTGGGGCCAAGAAGGATCGTATGTTCCATGGTGCGGGCATAGCCCACGCCGCCGCGAAACTGTGCATAGGTGGCAAAGCCAAGGATTTCGCCGCCCTCTTCGGCCAGCAGAAACCCATGCCCATCGGCGTGCCGCGTGCGGATCATGGCGGCGATGTCGGCATCGGATTTTTCGGCGGCGTTGAAGGTGATGGCCGTTTCGCGGATCACCGGGTTCCAGATCGCGGCGATGGCCGGGGCATCGGCGGGCGTGGCGTCACGGATCATGCCAGCACGCGGTCGCCTTCTGGGGTGGCGATGATGGCGCGCAGGGCGGGCGGGCCTGCCACGACCACCACGCGGGGGTCATTCAGGGATGCCAAGGCCGCGCGCAGGGCGGGCGCATCGGGATGCGCCACCTCCAACCGCATGAGGCGCGCGCCATGGTCGGGCAGGCGGGGCGCGGGATGGGCCGCACCCTCCCATTCGATCAGGGCAGGGTAACGGTTGTCGAAGGGCAGAATGCCGTTCGCAGGCACCGCCATGCGCCAACGGAAATCGCCGCGCGCCAGCGCGACGGGGGTTCCCGTGCCTTCAGGGGCCAGCGCCAGCGCGGCATCAAGATCATCCGTGGCGCAAATCCAATTGGTCAGGCGGGGCGGTCCGGTAAAACGGTCCAGATCGAACCAGCGCGGCCAAGCGGGGCCTGTCTGCGCCGGATCGGGGGCGATCACCTCAAGGTAAAGATCGGGGCCAAGCGACAGAAGGCGGTTATGCGTGGCCATATGTGCATGCTGCCCGCCGGGGGCAAGCGGCAGGCCCAAGGCCGCCTCGACCGCCCCCGCGCCGTCTTCCAGCGCAAGGCAAGATACGGCAAGATGGTCCAGCCGCAGCATCCCTTACGCCGTCACGATCCGCGTCGTGGCCTTCATCGCCAGCGCGAGCGAGGCGAAACGCGCCTGCGCCACCTCGCCAAACAGGGCTTGGCCACGTTCGGTCAGGGTCAGTTCCAGCACCTTCTTCTTGGCCTGCCAGCGCAAGCTGCCCGCCTCGGCCGGATCGGCGATGGAAAACATGGCGCCAAAGCGCATGGCCTTGCCCAGTACCTCAGCCTCTTGGATCTGCTGATCGGTCAGCAGCCGGAACAAAGGCTCCAGCCGCGACCCGGACCGCGAGTTCTTGTAGCGGTGCAAAAGCGACAGGCCCAGGAAGACACGGCCCGGATGATCAAGGCCCCCCAGATTGGCGCGGGTGGCATTGTCGAAACAGACCTCGGCCCGGTAATCGGGATGCGCGCGCCATGTCGTGTCATGCAAAAGACAGGCGGCCTTGATCAGGCGCAGCCGTTCCTTGTCGGTCTCTTTGAACAAAGGCAGCAGGAAATCATACAGCTTCTTGCCGAAACCGGGGATGCGGGCCGAAGTCAGTTCGGCCATCCGCGCCGCTTCGATCAGCGGGTCGCGGCCGCGCAGGCGGGTGGGCATCTGTTCATACAAAAGCCCCTCGCGGATGCCATAGGCGGATACGTCAATCTCGGACGGTTTCAGGATGCGGATCAACTCGCGCAGCACTTCGCAGGCCAGCGGGACCAGTTCCATCCGTTCCGATGAGGTGCCGGTCTTCGCGCGCAGGATCGCTGTGTCGCTGCCGGCGATCCAATCCAGCGTATCGGTCAGGCTTTCGGGCGTCATGCGGTATTCATGCAGCACGGTCAGCGGATAGTTGCGCCGTTCCATGTCCAGCCGGGCGATGACGCGCCATGACCCGCCGACAAGGTAGATGCGTTCGCCCGTGGATTTGATCGAGGCCTGCGCCGTGCTGATGACCCTTTCGATCAGCTTGCGCCGCTTGCCCGCATCGCCCTTCACCTGTTGCAGTCGAAAGGGGCCAAGCGGGGTCGAGACGCGCTTTCCCACCTTGCCATCCCCAATCCGGGCCAGTTCCATCGAATTGCCGCCGATGTCGCAGACCACGCCCTTCGCTTCGGGCCAGCCCAAAAGCACGCCCTGCGCCGACAGCCGCGCCTCTTCATCCCCGTCGATGACCCAAAGCTTCAGCCCCGTCTCGCGCAGCACCTCGGCCTGAAAATCCGGCCCATCCTCGGCCTCGCGCGTGGCGGCGGTGGCAACGACCGTCAGGGGGGCGATCCCCATGCCTTCGGCCAAAAGGGAAAATCGTTTCAGCGCGGCCAGCGCGCGCTGTCGTCCCTGCGGGTTCAGGCGGCCCGTTTCATGCAGGCCCTTGCCCAGCCCGCACATGATCTTTTCATTGAAAAAATAGGCCGGGCTGCGCGCCGCCCCGTCAAAGACCACCATCCGAACCGAGTTTGACCCCACATCCACCACCCCCACGCGCGATAGCGCCCGGGCAGAGGGGTCATCAAACAGCGGGCGACCGAACGGCCCCCAATCCTCGTCACTGCCGATCTCGGAGGCTGTGGCGGTATTGATCATGGGCAGGGTCCTTCGTCTTCTGCGCTGCAAGGTGGCGCGGAAGGGGGGCTGCGGTCAAGGATTCGGGATCGTGAATATGGCCTGCCTGACCTTGCGTCACCCGGCCGCCGGATCGTCTCGCAACTGTGCGAGTCGCTGCACATCCTTGGCCCCCGCTGTGCCGCGCCCCGAAAGCGACGGGTTTTCCATAAAGAAACGGTGGCAATTGAACAGCACGCCATCCTTGGGCGCCAGTTCCCGGTGATAGCTGCCATCCGGGCGCAGGACCCAGCTTTGCGCCTCATCCGCCAGATTGGCGGCCATGATCTGCCCTTCGATCTGCGCCTTCACGGTTGCGTTCTTCACCTCGACCAGCGTTTCAACGCGGCGGTTGAGGTTCCGCCCCATCCAATCGGCCGAAGACAGGAAGACCCGCGCCTTTTGCGAGGGCAGCCCATGCCCCGACCCGAAACAGACGATGCGCGAATGTTCCAAGAACCGCCCGACGATGGATTTCACCCGGATGTTTTCCGACAGCCCCTTCACCCCCGGCCTGACGCCGCAGATACCGCGCACGATAAGGCTGATCTTCACCCCCGCCTGAGATGCCGCATAAAGCGCATCAATCACCTCGGGGTCGATCAGGCTGTTCATCTTGGCCCAGATTTCCGCAGGTCGCCCGGCCTTGGCATGCGCCGCCTCTTCCGCGATCAGCGACAAAAGGCGCGGCTTCAGGCTGATGGGGGAAATCGCAAGGTTTTCCAGCCCCTCGGGCTGCACATAGCCCGACAGATAGTTGAAG
Encoded proteins:
- a CDS encoding adenine phosphoribosyltransferase, translated to MAKTVKDYIRTIVDFPHEGILFRDVTTLFADPRGFRMCVDQLLSPYAGQPIDKVAGLEARGFILGGAVAHQLSTGFIPIRKKGKLPGAVISESYTLEYGEATVEVHDDAIQPGEKVLLVDDLLATGGTAEAGIKLIERLGAEVIGCAFVVDLPDLGGRKRLEGMGMDVHALCAFEGL
- a CDS encoding S-methyl-5'-thioadenosine phosphorylase, yielding MKTMIGVIGGSGVYQIDGLEGASWVKVKTPWGKPSDEVLLGRLDGVPMAFLPRHGRGHVHAPSDVPFRANIDALKRLGCTDVVAVSAVGSLREDFRPGDFVVVDQYIDRTFARPKSFFGAGCVAHVGFAHPTCPRLSAACADAARGAGVTVHEGATYIAMEGPQFSTLAESRLYRSWGADVIGMTGMPEAKLAREAELCYASVAMVTDYDCWHPGHDAVDVAAVIATLTANAGNARALVAGLPARLGADRAPCPHGCDRALDMALMTAPDKRDPDLLARLDAVAGRVLGGAAAG
- a CDS encoding dimethylsulfonioproprionate lyase family protein encodes the protein MDAVELAAGVRAAFLAAGAEEALAGWPALHMTRAVGPSVLPVCAVLDAAVAGAPDAFAPLVAGLRDGAAGLRWGQTYGVADFGADFLQGYGWTELIGLRGPIASKTVAVGFLVLGPGVAYPPHAHEATEVYLPVSGVAEWQRGDGPYAPVLPGEAIRHPSWMPHAMRTGAKPLVAAYVWRGGDLAAKSRIVGMG
- a CDS encoding flavin reductase family protein → MFYRPADGHGLPHNPFNAIVTPRPIGWIATRGPQGDNLAPYSFFNAAAYSPPQVTFASTGVKDSLTNIRATGVFSVNIVAAAMLHPMSETSASLPAEVDEFAQAGVEKAECAVIDAPRVADAPATLECTVVEIIPLRGRDNFLVIGEVVGIHLRDDCLVAGRFDVTRFQPLARMGYRDYAVVSEVFELHRPGET
- a CDS encoding GNAT family N-acetyltransferase, translating into MYRLDEETEEDWWEVEALYDLCFAPGRTALSSYRLRDGVPTVAALCLTLRDGDGTLAAAIRYWPVRVGGRDALLLGPVAVHPTRQGEGLGGLLINESLAEARRLGWERVMLVGDAPYYSRFGFHKLSGVEMPPPTNPDRVLGLALKAGAWDGVTGIVTKAT
- a CDS encoding EcsC family protein — translated: METLPAIAAPDRSAEIAALARRYRRANGPVMALVNRVGGRLEDRMGSLPDGVKAQIGAVTERALLAAHGLAAQGDRAPDLGRQGPLAAAMVTGALGGAGGIATSVAELPVTITVILHAIRRAAREAGYDPDDPAIRAECLRVFSAGSPLAQDDGVNTSFLSARLTVTGPALGQVIATVAPRLATAMGQKLATQAVPVLGAVAGAALNAAFLRYYREMAEIRFALLRLAEQHGAEPILAAFSKAVTPPRITKL
- a CDS encoding AAA+ family ATPase gives rise to the protein MMIRAALLSAALLSPMPLAAQEASPAEPEDGPSLMERGLSLFFEGFRQEMEPALEGMGQALGEMKPAMDELMGMIDSMTYYQMPEMLENGDIIIRRKPDAPPVAPPAPEAPGIDL
- a CDS encoding endonuclease/exonuclease/phosphatase family protein: MAGAGRPWLRLATFNVEWFNALFDDHGHPMADDGPSGRYGITRKAQLEALAVVFRALDADGIMVIEAPDTGSKRSTTRALDRFAEQAGIRARKAIIGYPSETEQEIAFLYDPDRLTVQHDPQGDPASRQGGHDAPRFDTAFRYDLDADGISEVIRFSKPPLELSVTCDGAALRLIGVHAKSKAPHGARNGAESIRIAIDNRRKQLAQCLWLRQRVAAHLAKGDPLIVLGDLNDGPGLDEYERLFGRSGVEVVMGLDGPRDTRLQDPHAVMAITQRVGVAPSTARFFIAPEGRWLEALLDFIMVSPDLCAGRPRWRIWHPQDDAAIAADPGLSAALLTASDHFPVTLDLAARPSDTI
- a CDS encoding molecular chaperone DjiA; protein product: MSIWSRIAEALSALAQGEPLSVVFDKLQGNVDTQPELSVGFTIAVIALGAKIAKADGQVTKDEVTAFRRVFTLDEAEEANAARVYNLARQDVAGFDAYAKKIARMFGADHRDVLEDLMEGLFLIAVADGTYHPREDEFLREVATIFGLSDACFRSLRASFVEGAPRDPYAVLGIPPGTSLDEARAAWKRAVKENHPDRMLARGVPEEAIKLAERRLIALNAAWEEISAKQAA
- a CDS encoding GNAT family N-acetyltransferase, which codes for MIRDATPADAPAIAAIWNPVIRETAITFNAAEKSDADIAAMIRTRHADGHGFLLAEEGGEILGFATYAQFRGGVGYARTMEHTILLGPTAQGRGLGRALMTALEDHARAGGAMSLFAGVSAENPAGRAFHAALGFAEVAILQRVGFKFGRTMDLVLMQKFLA
- a CDS encoding VOC family protein, with the translated sequence MLRLDHLAVSCLALEDGAGAVEAALGLPLAPGGQHAHMATHNRLLSLGPDLYLEVIAPDPAQTGPAWPRWFDLDRFTGPPRLTNWICATDDLDAALALAPEGTGTPVALARGDFRWRMAVPANGILPFDNRYPALIEWEGAAHPAPRLPDHGARLMRLEVAHPDAPALRAALASLNDPRVVVVAGPPALRAIIATPEGDRVLA
- a CDS encoding Ppx/GppA family phosphatase, translating into MINTATASEIGSDEDWGPFGRPLFDDPSARALSRVGVVDVGSNSVRMVVFDGAARSPAYFFNEKIMCGLGKGLHETGRLNPQGRQRALAALKRFSLLAEGMGIAPLTVVATAATREAEDGPDFQAEVLRETGLKLWVIDGDEEARLSAQGVLLGWPEAKGVVCDIGGNSMELARIGDGKVGKRVSTPLGPFRLQQVKGDAGKRRKLIERVISTAQASIKSTGERIYLVGGSWRVIARLDMERRNYPLTVLHEYRMTPESLTDTLDWIAGSDTAILRAKTGTSSERMELVPLACEVLRELIRILKPSEIDVSAYGIREGLLYEQMPTRLRGRDPLIEAARMAELTSARIPGFGKKLYDFLLPLFKETDKERLRLIKAACLLHDTTWRAHPDYRAEVCFDNATRANLGGLDHPGRVFLGLSLLHRYKNSRSGSRLEPLFRLLTDQQIQEAEVLGKAMRFGAMFSIADPAEAGSLRWQAKKKVLELTLTERGQALFGEVAQARFASLALAMKATTRIVTA